From the Thermosynechococcus sp. genome, the window TGGTCATCTACACCGGCCTCTTTCTCTACATTCGCTCGCAGGTCATCCGCCGCAGTACTGCTGACTATGAGGCGTGGCAGCAGGACTTAGTCTCACTCTATGCGCAGCAATTTAGCAATGCTCTACAGGAAATCACGGGGCTGGCAACCACCAGTGCCAATGCCTTAGAAGCGTTTCCCGCCGTCCGTGAGGAGGAGCTGTATTCATTTCTGCGTCGCAATCTCAAAATCAGCCGTTTAGCCTATGGGGCAGCAATCGCTTTCACCCCCTACAGCTTCTCCCCTCGTAAACGCTTGTTTGCCCCCTACGTCTACAGAGACAGACATCGCAACAGACTGGTACAAAAGGACACTGGGCGCATCTACGACTACACCCAGGTCAGATGGGACTGGTACAGTGAAGCTATCCGCACTGGCCAACCGCAATGGAGTGATCCCTACTTCGATGAAGGGGCAGGGAATGCCTGGATGGTGACCTATGCCGTTCCCTTTTACCGCCAGGGGCAAATTCGCGGTGTTGCTACGGTGGATGTGGCGCTGCCAACGCTGCAACAGGAAATCGATATCCAAGGGCTACAGCAGGCGCAGTTTTTTGTTTTGGATCGCAAGGGACGGATTATCTTCCACGGTGATCCTCAGCTCATTGGTCAGTCAATCTTCTACATAGCCAAGGAGTATAACCGCAGTGATCTAGCAGCTTTGGCTAAAGCGATGATCAGTGGCCACAGGGGCCATCTTTGGATGACCGATTGGGTCTCCCATGAGCGGCAATGGTTTTTTTACACCCCAATTCCTGACGTTGGTTGGAGCTTGGCCATCCGGGTGAGGGAAGAGGCGCTGCTGGATTTTATTCATCAAGAAACATGGGCAGGTCTGCTGATACTCGTCGTCTCCTTTGGTTTGATTAGTCTGGTGACCTTGGGTGTCACCGGCTATATGGTGCGTCCAATTCAGAGGTTGGCTGCCGCCGCTCACCAAATTGCCCTCGGCAATCTGGACATTGCCGAGGAGGTAGATACCCACAGCCAAGACGAGTTGGGGAACCTCGGTCGCACCTTTGTGGATATGGCGGCCCAACTCCAGGAGAGTTTTGATGAACTCCACCACTTTAATCAGCGACTTGAAGAAAAGGTAAAACAGCGTACTGCTGCCCTTGAGGCCGCCAACCAACAACTGAGTGAAAAAGAACGGGTGCTCCATGACCACAATGTTGCCCTTGTTCAGCTCAGTCAATCTCCCCATGTACAGCAGGGGCACTTTCGCATGGCTTTGCAGGAGATTATTCAGGTAACAGCAACAACACTGCGCGTCCAGCGGGCTTCGGCATGGGAACTCCAGGGCGATCGCCTTAAGTGTGTGGTGCAGTATGACCCTGCCGCCAATAACCATTCTCAACCCACGTACCTCACCCATTCCCCCTATCCGGAGTACCTAAAACTGCTGCGCACGGGTGAACCCCTCGTCGTCAATGACTTACTCACAGATCCGCGCACCCACGAACTGCGGGAGTATGCCAGAGTGCAACGGGTATATTCCCGCATTGATGCCCCGATCATCTTCAATGGCCAATTATTGGGGGTAATCTGTGTTGAGAGTATTGGTGAGCATCGAATTTGGCTGGTGGAGGAACGCAGTTTTGTCTCTAATGTCGCTGATATTGTGACCATCGCCCTGGCTGCCCATCAACGCCATCAGGCAGAGCGGGAGCTGCTCAAGGCTAAGGAAGCCGCAGAGGCGGCCAATAAAGCCAAAAGTATTTTCCTGGCCAATATGAGCCATGAACTGCGCACCCCCCTCAATGCCATTCTCGGCTTTAGTCAAATTTTGCTCAGCGATCGCACCCTTGCACCACAGCATCGCCAAACCCTTGAAAAGATTAATCGCAGTGGCGAACACCTGCTGGGCTTGATTAACGATGTCCTAGACATGGCCAAAATTGAGGCCGGACGCATGACACTTCAGAAAACCACCTTTGATCTGCGGCGGATGCTGCAAGATCTGGAAGAGATGCTGAAGGTGCGAGCTGAGGCCAAGGGGTTACGTCTGGTCTTTGATTTGCCTGCCAATCTGCCGGTGGCGGTGACTACCGATGAAATGAAGCTCCGCCAAGTGTTAGTGAACCTCTTGAGCAATGGCATTAAATTCACCAAGGAGGGGGGCGTCTCCCTCAAGGTTAGTTATAAAGCCCAAGATCCCCCTCGCCTCGCCTTTGAAGTCAGTGATACGGGTATTGGCATGACCCCACAGGAGTTGAAGATGCTTTTTCAGCCCTTTGTCCAAACCGATAGCAGTAAAAAAGTCAGCGAAGGTACCGGCCTGGGGTTGGCCATTAGCCGCCAGTTCGTGCAATTGATGGGGGGGGATATTCAGGTGCGTAGCACCAAGGGGAAAGGCAGCCAGTTCTACTTCGAGGTGCCAATTGACCTTGGAGATCCTCGATCGCTCCAGGAGGAAAAGGCACAAACTATTGTTGGCCTGCGATCGCCCACCTCAGAAGTGCGCATTCTGGTGGTGGATGATCTCCCTGAAAACCGCCAACTCCTTACTCAACTGCTAGAACCGGTCGGATTTTGTTGTCGCGAAGCCAGCAATGGTCAAGAGGCAGTGGAGATCTGGCGAGCATGGCAGCCCCATGCCATTCTCATGGATATTCGGATGCCCGTCATGGACGGTAAAACGGCCACGCGACAGATCAAGAAAGAAGTGGGCGATCGCCGGCGCCGCGGGGAAGTCGTCTGCCCCCCGAAAATTCTTGCAGTTACCGCCAGTAGCTTTGAGCGGGACAAACAGGAACTGCTGAATCTTGGTTGCGATGCCTATATTGCCAAGCCCTTCCGGCCGCAAACAATTTTTGACCAACTTGCTGCCCAGTTGCACCTAGAGTATGCCTACGCAGAGGCTCTACCTCCCCCGAGTGCCCCCCCTCCTCAGGTGCTTGATCCAGCCGCCTTAATGGTGATGCCTCGCCCTTGGATTGCTGAACTCCAAGCAGCCGCCAAAAAGCTCAATGCCAAGCGCATTCGCGAACTGATTGCTGAGATTCCACCCGAAGAAGCCGCCTTGATTGCCGGCCTGCAGCAACTGGTAAAAACGTTCCGTTTTGATAAGATTGTTGAGTTAACGCTGGTTTAATGTTCACACTGACGCAACTTTGCCCTACACCATTGGAAAATGCCCGTCAGTTGCACCTCTCATTAACCGCAGAGGAACGGTGTCGCAGTCGTCTCCATTGCCACAGTGATGAGGGGGAGTCACTGTATCTGAAGCTGCCCCGTGAAATCACCCTACAGCCGGGCGATCGCCTTCGGGACGAGGACGGCACGGTGGTAGTCACAGTTCACGCCAAACCCGAACCCACGCTAAAGGTGATGGCTACCACTCCCCTTGACCTTCTACAGGCCGCTTACCATCTCGGGAATCGTCACGTCCCCTTGGAAATTCACACCGATTATCTTCGCTTGGGCGCAGATTCCGTGTTGCAAACCATGCTTGAACAGCGGGGCTTGACGGTGATGTTTGAAGTCGCTCCCTTTTGTCCCGAACGCGGTGCCTACTATGCTCACTGATTCAGCGCTTTTAGCCTTGCTGCAGTGGGTGAGTCCGGCTCTACCGATTGGCGGCTTTAACTACTCCGAGGGCCTGGAGACTCTAATTGCCCAAGGCAAGATCACCTCAGCAGCAGCCGTACAGGACTGGCTAAGCTTTGAACTGGCCTTTGGCAGTGCCCACTTCGAAACAGCAGTCATGGTGCGGGTCTATCGAGCGATCGCCAAGGGCGATTTTGACGCCGTTCACCAGTGGAATGCGTGGCTCTCGGCTGCCCGCGAAAGTGCCGAACTGCGCGCCCAAAATTGGCAAATGGGAACAGCATTGATCAACCTTGTCGCTGCCCTCGATCGCCTACCCCCCGAACTTCAGACTGGCCAGCCCTACCCTTGGAATACCAGTGTTGCCTTTTGTATTGCCGCTGCCCTTGCAGACATTCCCTTAGAAACTGCACTTTTAGGCTATCTCCACAGTTGGGTCACCACCCTGATCAATGCAACAGTGAAACTGATTCCCCTTGGTCAGACAGCAGGTCAAGTACTCCTGCGCCAGCTTCAGCCGCAAATTCAGCAGACGGTACAGCAAAGCTTAAATGTGACTGACCATAACTTAGACGATGACTTAAACTTAGAAAGCTGTACTTTGGGCTTAGCCCTCGCCAGTATGCAGCACGAAACGCTCTACTGCCGCCTATTTCGGAGTTAATTGTCTAGCACATGATTTCCGTTTTGATAAGATTGTGGAACTCACCTTGGTCTGAGGAGCACTCCCCAACAAATGGTGGGCCCCTACAATGGGAAAATGAAGAAGCCGAGGCGCAGTTATAAAGCGCGACAAAATCACTAAAATTACTGAATTAGTAGTGCTGAGTCCCCCAATCCAGGAGCGTTACGGAAAATAGTAAAAGATTGGTAACCTGTATCAATCAGCAAATGTTCAAAGATGCCTTCTGCAACTAGCTCATCAATCACTTTCTTAACCGGTGAGTGATTATTTCCTGCAACATCGTACCAGCCATAGTAATCGTGGAGGATGAAATAGCCTCCCGGACGCAGATACCACGGTACATAATTAAACACATCCGCTTTACACCCTTCATAGCTGTGGTCTCCATCTATAAAGATCAGGTCAACTAATCCTTCTACAGTGACTTCATCCGAGCGGGCATTGATGAACTGCACATAGCTCTCCAATTGTGCTTCGCAGATCAAATCTTTGGCTTCTTGGGTAGGAAAGGGATCAATAGATAGTAACTGACGCCTTTTAGGGGCTTCAAACTCACCATAATCCACATCGGGGCGTTGTTTATGCTGCTGTGGTTCCTGCCAGCCGATATCAATAAACCGAAGGGCACTGGCCAAGCAGAGGGTGGAAAACCCCTTAAAGCGGCCAATTTCAATTATTCGCGTTGCCCGAATACTCACCGCCAAGGAAAATAGAGTCATCCCCAGACCTAACTCAGACCCCCCCGCCACAAGTGCCCGGCGCATCAGGCCAAAAAAATCGCCAAAATAGCCGTCCATTCTCTGTTGGTTCTGAGGTAATGGCTCCGTTATCATCCAATGTTCAGGACTAAAACTCATGGGGGCTTGTCTCCAGGTGGCCAGTTTCCTTACCTGTTAGTTTAGCCCTTTCCGGAACCCCCTCAGGACAATGCGTGTCTGCTGACCGTTAGCGGCAGATCTTGCGAAGGTTGAAGCACGGGGTTAGTTTGTGTATCTTGAAAACGGAAATTTGAAAAACAAGCTTCCCGTTTAGAGAAACCATAAAAAGTGGCACTGATTTCCGTTGAAACAGCCGTTGACCTTATTCAGCAACATTTGCCGGCTTGGGGCACAGAGATCATTTCCTTGACTGAGCCTTGGTACAGCAGACTGGCGGTAACGATTACCAGCGATCGCCCCTACCCGCCCATTGACCGCATCCTGGTGGATGGCATTGCCCTTAATTGGGCAGCCTATCAGTCTGGTCAGCGTGCTTTTCCGATTCTGGGGGTGGTTCCTGCGGGTAAAGCACCGCCAACCCTCACGGATACGCAAGCCTGTTTTGAAGTTATGACCGGTGCGGCCTTGCCCCAAGGCTGTGATCTGGTGATTCCCTATGAAGCGCTGGAGATTCGCGACGGTGTTGCCCATATCCTGCACTCGGAAGCCTGGTCACCCTATCAATTTGTCCACCGCTGTGGCAGTGATGCTGCTGCCGGTCAACCCGTTTTGGCCCGCGGTACCCCTTTGCACGGTCCAGCCTGGGGAATTCTTGCCTCTGTGGGACAGACGGAAGTTTGTGTTCAGCGCACCCCTCGTACCCAAATCATTGCTACAGGCAATGAACTGATTCCGCCCCACGACACACCCCAGCCCTACCAACTCCGACTCTCCAATACCTATGCTTTAATGGCTGCCCTCAAGCGCCAAGGCTATAGCCAAGTCAGCATCACCCATTTGCCCGATGATCCAGTGCAACTGGCAACTCACTATCGCCAAGCAAGTCAAGACTACGACCTTCTGATTTACTGCGGTGGCGTTTCCAAGGGCAAGTTTGACTATTTGCCACAACTCTGGCGCGATCAAGGCGTCCAGCAGTATATCCACGGTGTTGCCCAGCGTCCCGGAAAGCCCCTCTGGTTTGGCGTGGATCATCGCCAGCAAACGGCCATATTTGGTTTACCGGGGAACCCCGTCTCCAGTTTGGTCTGTTTGCACCGCTATCTATTGGACATTCCGCCCCTCTATGCCCGCTTGGCTGCTCCCTTCTACTTTGAGCAGCCCTTAACCTACTTTTTACCCGTTAAACTAGAAACTACAAAAACCGCTGAGCTCATTGCCCACCCTCGACCAATGCAAAATTCTGCTGATTTTTTGGCCTTGGCTGATAGCGATGGCTTTTTAGAACTGCCTGCCTCTCAAGGAACCTTTGCCGCTGGGGAATGCTATCGCTATTTTCCGTGGAGTTAGCAGCGATGGTTGTAACCGCCGCTATTCCTAGACAGCGCCTAGTAGATGCCCAAGGACGACAAATTCGCAAGTTGCGCCTCTCGGTTACGGATCGCTGTAATTTGCGGTGTACCTACTGCATGCCGCTAGATGCCGCCTTCATGCCCACCCAGACCTACCTAACCCCAGTTGAGTATGCCACGATTGTAGCTGAACTGGTGGAACTGGGGATTGAATCGGTGCGGCTGACGGGCGGCGAGCCCCTGTTGCGAGCAGAGTTTCCTGAGATTGTGGCGGCTTTGGCGGCGGTGGGAGTGCCGGAACTGAGCTTAACCACCAATGGCATTCGCCTTATCCCCTTTTTGCCCCTGCTGGATCGCTATGGTGTACGACGTTTAAATATTAGCCTTGATAGCTTAGACCCCCAGACCTTTGCAGCAATTAGCCATGGCCACCATTTGGAAACCGTGAAGGAGGCGATTGCTACGGCTGCTGACCAAGGGTTTCAAGTCAAGCTGAACATGGTTGTGATGGCGGGCGTCAATGATCACGAGTTGGTGCCAATGGTGGAGTACGCCAAAGCTTTAGGGGTTGAGGTGCGTTTTTTGGAACTGATGCGCATTGGCTATGCCTGCCACTTGGGGAGCGATCGCTTTGTTAGCGCTGCCACCATGCTTGAGCACCTGCGCCAGTACTACGATTTGCGTCCTGTTCCTCGTCCGCAAGATTCCACCTCGTTTAACTTTGAGACCGCCTGTGGGGCTCAGATTGGCTTCATTGCTTCGGAATCGCAACCCTTTTGTGGCCACTGCTCGCGCTGGCGATTGTCTGCAGATGGTGTCTTAAGGGCCTGTCTATTTAAGGAAGCGGGGATTTCCCTGCGGGGCTTGAGCAAAGCTGAACGCTATGCTGCCTATGGGCAAGTGCTAGGAATGAAACCCAGCCTGCGCAGCGCAGAAGTCCACCATGCCATGCACCAAATTGGAGGCTAAGAGAATGCTCTCCCACATCAATAGCAACCAGCAACCTCAGATGGTCGATATTAGCGAGAAATCGATAAGCGATCGCCGGGCGGTGGCAGAAGCCCTCATTGAATTGCCGCCGGTCTTTCAAGCCTATGTCCAAGAGGGAGATCTCTTTCTGAAAAAAGGGCCTGTGCTGCAAACGGCAATTATTGCCGGCACAATGGCGGTGAAACGTACCGCCGAAGCCATTCCCTTTTGCCACCCGCTGCCCATTACCAGTTGTCGCTTTGAAACCCACATTGAGTCCCTGGAAAGCGGTGTTCGGATTCGCCTGCGCTGTGAGGTCAAAACCCGCGATCGCACCGGTGTGGAAATGGAAAGTCTGCATGGAGTGACGATTGCAGCCCTAACAATTTATGACATGTGCAAAGCCCTCAGTCCCCAAATTGTGATGCGGGAGGTGCGCCTTCTGGCCAAAAGTGGTGGCAAGAAAACCCTAGGTCAATATCCCCTCTTTGGTCTTGTGCTCACCGGCGGCCAAAGTCAGCGCATGGGACAGGATAAAGCTCTTCTTGACTATTACGGCCAACCCCATGCCCAATACCTCTACAACTTGTTGGCACAATACTGTGAACAGGTCTTTCTTTCAGCCCGAACCAATCAATGGCAGGGAACGCCCCTTGCTGAGCTGCCCACTCTTCCAGACACTCTTCCCCAGATTGGGCCAATTGCCGGTATCTTAACTGCTTTGCGCGCCTATCCCGAAGTGAACTGGTTCGTAGTGGCCTGTGACTTACCCTATTTAACCACGGAAACCCTTGCTCCCCTAGTGCACCACTACCGCGAAGATGTGGTGGCCACTTGCTATCACCATCCCCAGGAGGGCTTCCCAGAGCCACTGTGTGCGATTTATACCCCCCAAGCTCTGCCAGTGTTTGAAGCTGCCTATGCAGCGGGGATCTACTGCCCTGTGAAAATTCTCCAGCGATCGCCCTGCCAGCGCCTCACCCCACCTCAGCCGACGATTACTGCCAATATCAACACCCCCGAAGAGTATCTTGAAGCGCTACACCATGTCCGACGCCCCTAAAACACCTAAAACAATTTACTTGCGCTACTTTGCCCAGCTGCGGGAGCAAAGCGAACGGGAACAGGAGGAGCGAGTGACCACTGCCCAAACCTATGGTGAGCTATACCAAGAACTAAAGACCCAGTATGGGTTTACCCTTGATCTGGCTCAGATTAAGGTTGCGGCTAATGATATGTTTGTGGCACTGGATCAACCCCTACGACCTGGAGATGAGGTCGTCTTTATTCCCCCCGTTGCTGGGGGTTAGCTAGCCGATGGTGATCAAACAGTTTTCTCTAACGAATACACCCCTAGAGCCAGCCCAGTTGTGGCAGCCCCTTGCTAGCCTGAGTGCCGGGGCCTTTGTTAGCTTTGAGGGCTGGGTCCGCAATCACAATCACGGCAAGATCGTCACTGCCCTAGAGTATGAGGTTTATCCCGCCTTGGCCCGCAAGGAAGGGGATCAGATTCTAGCAGAAGCCATTGAGCAATTTGATTTACTGGGGGCGATCGCCTGCCATCGCTATGGACGACTCACGCTTGGCGAGATTGCTGTCTGGGTAGGGGTAACGGCACCTCATCGCAAACAAGCCTTTGCTGGTGCAGCCTACATCATTGATGAAATCAAACACCGCCTGCCCATTTGGAAAAAGGAACACTATTTAGATGAGCCAGCGGTTTGGGTCTCTTGCCGTAACCATGGCCATTCCAGTCCTCTTTAAATCCTCTTTAACGGCAAAAGTCATTCCCATGGCAGCAGCAAATAAACATCGCAAAACATAAACAGTGAGGAAATCTCAGGTTATCCGGTCTGAAGGTTGACGTGCCACACAGAATTGAGAACTTCCCAAAGCTGTATCAGCGAATACCCTTTGCTATGTAGGAATCCCCTAGCATTGAGAGCGGCTAAACCATTGAGGCAGAGAGGGAATGTTGCGACTTGATCAGTTGCAATCCTTTTTGGCTATTGCTGAAACAGGAAGCTTTCAAGCGGCAGCGCGACAGTGTGGGGTGACACAGCCAACAATTAGTCGGCAAATTCAGGCCTTAGAACAATGTTTTGGAATTCAACTCTTGCACCGCTCGAACCCAGTCAAATTGACAGTGGCAGGAGATCTCTTTTTGCACCGTGCTCAGCGCATTTGCCAAGAGTGGCGAGCAGCCAATGCTGAACTCAAAGCCATGCAAAATGGCCAGCAGCAGGAACTCTGCATTGCTGCTATTCACTCCATTTGCCGCTACTTTTTACCCAGACTGTTACCAGCGTTTTGCCAAGCGTTTCCCAAAATGCAGTTGCGAGTAACAGCCCTGGGGAGCGATCGCGCCCTCAAGGTTCTCCAAGACGGACTCGTGGATTTAGCTATTGTCATGGGCGATCGCCACCTTTTAAAACAGTCTGAGTGGGTAGTTGAATTCCTCTACAGTGAGCCCGTGCAAGTGCTAATGGCTGCTGAACACCCCCTCGCGGTTAACGACACCTTGCCATGGCAACTATTGGCCACTTTTCCCCATGTAGTGTTCAAGGACGGCTATGGTATGCGCCGCTTAGTGAACGAAGAATTTAGCCGTCGAGGCTTGTCTTGGCAACCTGCCCTAGAACTCAACACGCCTGAGGCTTTTATTGCAGTGATTCGCGAAAGTGAAATGGTGGCTTTGCTACCGCGCTCAGCTCTCCAGGAGGCTCTCGAGGATCCCACCCTAGTGATTCGGGATTTGGCGGCACCCCCGCCGCCGCGGCAAGTGTTGGCCATTACCACCCGCGATCGCTTGACCTTACCCCCTGTTGCCCAATTGCTCAAATTGATCCGCCAGCAGGCTGCCCATGAGTCTTGTCTTTCGTGATTTACTAAAAAAAGTTGGCAGTGGCGCCCATACCCATAAAGACCTAACCCGCGCTGAGGCAGCCTTAGCTTTGCAACTGATGCTGGAGCAAGTGGCAACCCCTGCCCAAATTGGGGCGTTTCTCATTGCCCATCGGATTAAGCGACCTACCCCAGAAGAGATGGCGGGAATGCTCGACACATACAACAAGCTGGGTCCGAAGCTTCCTGCCGTTGAGACCAGTAGCCCGGTCATGATCCTGAGCCAGCCCTATGATGGTCGCGATCGCACCTTTCCCCTCAGCCCCTTGACAGCATTGGTTCTGGCCGCTGCTGGAGTACCGGTACTCCAACATGGGGGCGATCGTATGCCCACAAAGGAGGGAACTCCCCTGCTGACCCTATGGCGATGCCTAGGGGTGGACTGGTCGACACTTACCCTAGGGCAAGTTGCCCATTGCCTAGCGCAAACGAACTTAGGCTTTGTCTACCTGCCGCGACACTTTCCTGCTGCCCAAGGACTAGTGCCCTACCGTGAGCAAATTGGTAAACGCCCCCCGCTTGCCACACTGGAATTAATCTGGAATCCCTACCAAGGTCAAAGCCACCTCGTGGCAGGGTTTGTCCATCCACCCACTGAAACAATTATGCGCGATGCCCTCCACCTCCACGGCATTCAAGAATTTACCACTGTCAAAGGCCTTGAAGGCAGTTGTGATTTGCCCCGTGAACGGACCGCAATTATTGGCCTTGCTCGTAAGGGCGATACCCCTTGGCAGCGCTTGCATCTGCATCCCCAAGACTACAGGATGGCCGGCAGGAATGTCCCATGGCCAAAGGACACAACAACCGCTGCCCAGATGATGGCTGCTGTTTTAGAGGCAGAGGAGCAGCCCCTGACCACCTCTGTCCTCTGGAATAGTGGCTTTTACCTGTGGCAGGGGGGCAAAACCAATAGTCTGCATGAGGGAATAGCGCTAAGCAGTGAATTGCTCTGCAGTGGTGCTGTAGGTCAACAGTTGCATCGGTTGCAAACAACCTTGGAAAAATTCTCGGGATCCGCCAATTGACGGTGCTTGAACGACAACTCATCCAGCCTCATCCTTGGGTCCTGGCTTCCTCCTGTGCTCGGATAGTTTCCTAAAACAGTCTGACTGCAACTTTGCCAAGACCTCAGACCAGACCAAATTCCTGTAACGCTGGCCAAAAATTGCGATTTTCATGACCCGGCTGGCTGAGTTTAAGGAGAGCAAAGCGTTGCAGAGGCGTCAAGGCCGCCCACTTTTCTACTGTCAGGCTATGGTGGGGTACCTTCGTCAGTTGTTGTTGAATTATCTCCGGCAGTTTAGTGGTGATAGTCCAAGGGTAGGGCTGAGGCATTTCTAAGTCACTGGGCGGACTGCCATGATTTTGGGTCACCCAATCTCGCAGTTGCTGGCGATAGTTTGCCTGATCTTCAGGGGTATCGCAGGGGGTCACCACTAGCCATTGTCGCTGCTTGTGGGAGAGTTGAAGCCAGTGGAGCAACTTGAGCTTAACCCCACACACATCCAGTTTGTAGCGGACAATCATGGGTATGCAGCGCAATGAAGATGCAAATTCAGCTTCAAAATCAAAGAAGTAAGACATCGATAACCACAGCTCTCCACAAAGAATTAGATTCTATGACTGCTCAAGGGCAATTCCATTTTCCTGCACCAGGGAGATATGGGGCCTCTGCCGCAATTTTACGGGCAACACCTGCACAGCACAGGCTTTGAGTTCCGGCTGCTGCGAGACTGGACAGGCAATTGGGTGAGTAAGTTGGTTGACCTCGCCCCCCTCGGCAAAGAGAAAGCCCCAGTGCATGGGCACAAAAAGTGTCCCCGGCCGAATGGCTTCGGTTATGGTTACGGGTAGGCATACTTGACCGCGGCGCGATCGCACTTCTACCCAATCCCCCGCCTTGAGCTCTAAGGTTGCGGCATCTTCCGGGTGCATTTCCACAAAGGGATTGGGATGCATTTTTTGAATTTTGGGGATGCGACCGGTGCGGGTTTGGGTGTGCCAGTGGCCGTAAAGACGACCAGTGGTCAGGGTAAATCTATAGACTTTGTCGGTGGGTTCAGCGACGCCCTGACTGTGGGCAAGGCAAAAAACTGCCCGTTGATCGGCGGTGTGAAATCGCCGATCTGTATAGAGGCGCTTGGGCTTGCGAGCTTCTTCATCGCTCATCCCCACAGGACAGGGCCACTGCAGGGGCCCTAAGCGGGCGAGGCGCTCGTGGCTCAGACCCGATTGATCGCAGGGACGACCGGCAGTGAGTTGGACAAATTCAGCATAGACGTCAGCGGCAGTGGCAAAGGGAAAGAGGCTTTCGTACCCCAAGCGGCGACCCACCTCAGCAAAAATTTCCCAGTCGGGTCGAGCAAGACCGGGGGGCGAGCGAAAAGCGGGGGAAAGGGTGACGCGACGTTCGGAGTTGGTCATGACACCCGTTTTCTCGCTCCATTGAGCTGCCGGCAAAATCAGATGGGCATAGGCCGCCGTTTCAGTGGGAAAGTAGGCATCTTGATAGACAGTAAAGGGAGATTTGAGAAAGGCTGCCTTGGCGCGCTCTAAATGGGGAAAACTGACCGCAGGATTCGTGGCAGCAATCCACAATAAGCCAACCTCCCCTCGTTCTAAGCCTTCCACAATTTGCCATGCGGTGCGACCGGGGCGATCGCTGATTTGCCCCCGCGGTAGCCCCCAAAAGTCCTCCACCTCTTGGCGATGCTGGGGATTTGTGACTTGGCGATAGCCGGGCAGCAAATGGCTCAGGCCGCCGGCTTCGCGTCCCCCCATGGCGTTGGGTTGCCCGGTCAGCGAAAAGGGGCCACTCCCCGGGCGACCCATTTGCCCCGTCAGTAGGTGCAGGTTAATCAGACAGCGAGCTTTAGCCGTTCCTTCGGCCGATTGGTTAATGCCCATTGACCAAAGGGAAAGCACTGCTTGGGCGTGACCCCAATAGCGAGCCGCCTGCTCTAGATCGCTTTGAGCAATGCCACAGCGTTCTGCCACCCAGTGCGGCGGGTAGGTGGCCAGGAGCTTCACATAGTCGGCAAAACCTTGGGTACACTCCTCAATGAACTGGGCATCCACGTGTCCCCATTGCAGCAGCAGATGACCAATGCCGTGGAGCAGGTCAATATCTGTACCCGGGCGAATGGCCAGGT encodes:
- a CDS encoding ATP-binding protein, with the translated sequence MLSKLSFRHKLLLGTLLPIVVIYTGLFLYIRSQVIRRSTADYEAWQQDLVSLYAQQFSNALQEITGLATTSANALEAFPAVREEELYSFLRRNLKISRLAYGAAIAFTPYSFSPRKRLFAPYVYRDRHRNRLVQKDTGRIYDYTQVRWDWYSEAIRTGQPQWSDPYFDEGAGNAWMVTYAVPFYRQGQIRGVATVDVALPTLQQEIDIQGLQQAQFFVLDRKGRIIFHGDPQLIGQSIFYIAKEYNRSDLAALAKAMISGHRGHLWMTDWVSHERQWFFYTPIPDVGWSLAIRVREEALLDFIHQETWAGLLILVVSFGLISLVTLGVTGYMVRPIQRLAAAAHQIALGNLDIAEEVDTHSQDELGNLGRTFVDMAAQLQESFDELHHFNQRLEEKVKQRTAALEAANQQLSEKERVLHDHNVALVQLSQSPHVQQGHFRMALQEIIQVTATTLRVQRASAWELQGDRLKCVVQYDPAANNHSQPTYLTHSPYPEYLKLLRTGEPLVVNDLLTDPRTHELREYARVQRVYSRIDAPIIFNGQLLGVICVESIGEHRIWLVEERSFVSNVADIVTIALAAHQRHQAERELLKAKEAAEAANKAKSIFLANMSHELRTPLNAILGFSQILLSDRTLAPQHRQTLEKINRSGEHLLGLINDVLDMAKIEAGRMTLQKTTFDLRRMLQDLEEMLKVRAEAKGLRLVFDLPANLPVAVTTDEMKLRQVLVNLLSNGIKFTKEGGVSLKVSYKAQDPPRLAFEVSDTGIGMTPQELKMLFQPFVQTDSSKKVSEGTGLGLAISRQFVQLMGGDIQVRSTKGKGSQFYFEVPIDLGDPRSLQEEKAQTIVGLRSPTSEVRILVVDDLPENRQLLTQLLEPVGFCCREASNGQEAVEIWRAWQPHAILMDIRMPVMDGKTATRQIKKEVGDRRRRGEVVCPPKILAVTASSFERDKQELLNLGCDAYIAKPFRPQTIFDQLAAQLHLEYAYAEALPPPSAPPPQVLDPAALMVMPRPWIAELQAAAKKLNAKRIRELIAEIPPEEAALIAGLQQLVKTFRFDKIVELTLV
- the ureE gene encoding urease accessory protein UreE; its protein translation is MFTLTQLCPTPLENARQLHLSLTAEERCRSRLHCHSDEGESLYLKLPREITLQPGDRLRDEDGTVVVTVHAKPEPTLKVMATTPLDLLQAAYHLGNRHVPLEIHTDYLRLGADSVLQTMLEQRGLTVMFEVAPFCPERGAYYAH
- a CDS encoding urease accessory protein UreF produces the protein MLTDSALLALLQWVSPALPIGGFNYSEGLETLIAQGKITSAAAVQDWLSFELAFGSAHFETAVMVRVYRAIAKGDFDAVHQWNAWLSAARESAELRAQNWQMGTALINLVAALDRLPPELQTGQPYPWNTSVAFCIAAALADIPLETALLGYLHSWVTTLINATVKLIPLGQTAGQVLLRQLQPQIQQTVQQSLNVTDHNLDDDLNLESCTLGLALASMQHETLYCRLFRS
- a CDS encoding class I SAM-dependent methyltransferase encodes the protein MSFSPEHWMITEPLPQNQQRMDGYFGDFFGLMRRALVAGGSELGLGMTLFSLAVSIRATRIIEIGRFKGFSTLCLASALRFIDIGWQEPQQHKQRPDVDYGEFEAPKRRQLLSIDPFPTQEAKDLICEAQLESYVQFINARSDEVTVEGLVDLIFIDGDHSYEGCKADVFNYVPWYLRPGGYFILHDYYGWYDVAGNNHSPVKKVIDELVAEGIFEHLLIDTGYQSFTIFRNAPGLGDSALLIQ
- a CDS encoding molybdopterin molybdotransferase MoeA: MALISVETAVDLIQQHLPAWGTEIISLTEPWYSRLAVTITSDRPYPPIDRILVDGIALNWAAYQSGQRAFPILGVVPAGKAPPTLTDTQACFEVMTGAALPQGCDLVIPYEALEIRDGVAHILHSEAWSPYQFVHRCGSDAAAGQPVLARGTPLHGPAWGILASVGQTEVCVQRTPRTQIIATGNELIPPHDTPQPYQLRLSNTYALMAALKRQGYSQVSITHLPDDPVQLATHYRQASQDYDLLIYCGGVSKGKFDYLPQLWRDQGVQQYIHGVAQRPGKPLWFGVDHRQQTAIFGLPGNPVSSLVCLHRYLLDIPPLYARLAAPFYFEQPLTYFLPVKLETTKTAELIAHPRPMQNSADFLALADSDGFLELPASQGTFAAGECYRYFPWS